One Shewanella sp. MR-4 DNA window includes the following coding sequences:
- a CDS encoding cytochrome c3 family protein, translating to MLEKLKKIWKVLNRPSVHYSLGFLTLGGFVAGVIFWGGFNTALEATNKEAFCIGCHEMENNVYQELQSTIHFTNRSGVRATCPDCHVPHNWTDKIARKMQASKEVWGKVFGTINTREKFENKRRELAEHEWERLKANDSLECRNCHNFTYMDFTRQSPRAAQMHSTSLASGEKTCIDCHKGIAHHLPDMAGVEGF from the coding sequence ATGTTAGAGAAACTTAAAAAGATCTGGAAAGTTCTCAATCGTCCGAGTGTGCACTACAGTTTAGGGTTTTTAACCTTAGGTGGTTTTGTGGCGGGGGTGATCTTCTGGGGGGGCTTTAACACTGCGCTTGAAGCCACCAACAAAGAAGCCTTCTGTATCGGTTGCCACGAAATGGAAAATAACGTCTATCAAGAGTTACAGTCGACTATCCATTTCACAAACCGCAGTGGTGTGCGTGCGACTTGTCCTGACTGCCACGTGCCGCACAACTGGACCGATAAGATTGCCCGTAAGATGCAGGCATCGAAAGAAGTGTGGGGTAAAGTGTTTGGTACCATCAATACCCGCGAAAAGTTTGAAAACAAACGTCGTGAGTTGGCCGAACATGAATGGGAACGGTTAAAGGCAAACGACTCGCTTGAGTGCCGTAACTGCCATAACTTTACCTATATGGACTTTACCAGACAGTCGCCACGCGCCGCCCAAATGCACTCGACATCTTTGGCCAGTGGTGAGAAAACCTGTATCGATTGCCATAAAGGGATTGCTCACCATCTTCCCGATATGGCAGGGGTTGAAGGCTTCTAG
- a CDS encoding DUF2185 domain-containing protein translates to MSKTWSLEDVTIIGKGAPYTFYLPSSSVIKQLKEGNIVKLMFNCGVENEHGWTAERMWVIITEANNGCYKGTLDNDPSYIPDIKYQDLVEFEAKHIMQTDIEETEEDIVEKYLPRCYVTSQVLKDGLPVGQLYREHPSEEEENYSGWTLFSGLETEEYLKNGENWNYVSLGAVLNQCDRFISLLDIEDYEHEYSWDNSISAFIKI, encoded by the coding sequence GTGAGTAAAACTTGGTCATTGGAAGATGTTACTATTATCGGTAAGGGGGCTCCATACACTTTTTATTTACCTTCAAGTTCGGTGATCAAGCAACTGAAAGAAGGAAATATTGTAAAGCTAATGTTTAACTGTGGCGTTGAAAATGAGCATGGTTGGACGGCTGAAAGGATGTGGGTAATTATTACTGAAGCTAACAATGGTTGCTATAAAGGTACCTTGGACAATGACCCAAGTTACATACCAGATATTAAATATCAGGATCTAGTTGAGTTTGAAGCTAAGCACATAATGCAAACCGACATAGAAGAAACTGAAGAAGATATTGTCGAAAAGTACCTACCCAGATGTTATGTAACTTCGCAAGTATTAAAAGATGGGTTACCCGTTGGTCAATTGTATCGCGAGCACCCATCAGAAGAGGAAGAGAATTATAGTGGCTGGACTTTATTTTCTGGTTTAGAAACTGAAGAGTACCTAAAAAATGGTGAAAATTGGAATTACGTATCTCTAGGTGCAGTTTTAAACCAATGTGATAGGTTTATTTCATTACTAGATATAGAAGACTATGAGCATGAGTATTCATGGGATAACTCCATATCTGCGTTTATCAAAATATAA
- a CDS encoding AAA family ATPase yields the protein MKIESIWIKNWRSVKEEKLRAQDLMVIIGQNNHGKSNLLSSVLFFFGEVKQQDLDFYHGSTELFVEIEFGDLDESDKTTFKKYLTSEGKIVVRKTAFLGGSFEYRGYIENPSEDWLQEANASAYTNRELASSLPFHPYIPDSGRITKQNIIDAQNEYIQTNMGNIQFSFELETTNFLGLKSVAKGIFGEVYFIPAVKEASDDFSSKDSSVFGKMYADVVALMSEHNNEWKETKEKLGKLFSTLNKKDREGNENNDRPKQLTDFEKELTDELIAWGAKVDIEVSNPDIESVFKANTQVWVDDGVRTDIKRKGHGLQRALTVALIQVVAKKAFAEAELAEEQGNRKASNSRYFIFEEPELYLHPQAQRSLFDSFVALSESGSQVILCTHSSGLIDVERYKSIYIATKNDELNGTKVKQCTEDLFEGDSKKDFNLSYWINPDRGELFFASKVVLLEGATEKTVFPLLAKELGVFKYEYTLIDCGSKDNIPLYVKLMNKFSIPYVAVYDRDHQAHKGVDAIASADRSTQKIVDEIDVNIGSSVVLENDIEEELGLPNGGSSKPYVALSHITAEGFTVTPQMEQKIRKIYDAEA from the coding sequence GTGAAAATTGAAAGTATATGGATTAAAAACTGGCGTTCCGTAAAAGAAGAAAAACTCAGAGCCCAAGATCTGATGGTTATTATTGGCCAAAATAACCACGGAAAATCGAACCTTTTGTCTTCCGTCTTGTTCTTCTTTGGCGAGGTTAAGCAACAAGATCTAGATTTCTATCATGGCTCCACTGAACTATTTGTGGAAATTGAGTTTGGTGACCTTGATGAATCAGACAAAACTACTTTCAAGAAATATTTAACCTCCGAAGGAAAAATAGTTGTAAGAAAAACCGCCTTTTTAGGCGGCAGTTTTGAATACCGAGGATACATAGAAAATCCATCAGAGGACTGGCTTCAAGAAGCTAATGCTTCTGCTTACACAAATAGAGAGCTTGCTTCCAGCCTTCCATTTCACCCCTATATCCCGGATTCTGGCCGTATTACCAAACAAAATATAATCGATGCCCAAAATGAATATATCCAGACCAACATGGGAAATATTCAATTCTCTTTTGAACTTGAGACAACAAATTTTCTTGGGTTGAAAAGTGTCGCAAAGGGGATATTTGGTGAGGTTTACTTTATACCTGCGGTAAAAGAAGCTTCGGATGATTTTTCTTCTAAAGATTCTAGTGTTTTCGGGAAAATGTATGCCGATGTTGTCGCTTTGATGTCCGAGCATAACAATGAATGGAAGGAAACAAAAGAAAAACTTGGTAAATTATTTTCCACTCTTAACAAAAAAGATCGTGAAGGCAATGAGAATAATGATAGACCCAAGCAATTAACTGACTTTGAAAAAGAGTTAACTGATGAGCTTATTGCGTGGGGTGCAAAAGTAGATATTGAAGTAAGCAACCCTGATATTGAAAGTGTATTTAAAGCAAACACTCAGGTTTGGGTTGATGACGGTGTTAGAACAGATATAAAACGAAAGGGGCACGGTTTACAGCGAGCTCTGACCGTTGCGTTAATACAAGTAGTTGCTAAGAAGGCTTTTGCAGAGGCTGAGTTGGCAGAAGAACAAGGTAATAGAAAAGCATCAAATTCTAGGTATTTTATATTTGAAGAGCCTGAGCTTTATCTGCATCCTCAAGCACAAAGGTCATTATTCGATTCATTCGTTGCTTTGTCTGAGTCAGGGAGTCAAGTTATCCTCTGTACTCACTCAAGCGGTTTAATTGATGTTGAGCGTTATAAGTCTATTTACATAGCAACTAAAAACGATGAGTTAAACGGAACAAAAGTTAAGCAATGCACTGAAGATTTATTTGAAGGAGATTCAAAAAAAGATTTCAATCTTTCCTACTGGATTAATCCTGACCGTGGCGAGTTATTTTTTGCCAGTAAAGTTGTTTTGCTAGAAGGGGCTACTGAAAAAACTGTATTTCCTCTATTGGCTAAGGAACTCGGTGTTTTTAAGTACGAATATACGTTAATCGATTGCGGCTCAAAAGATAATATCCCTCTTTACGTTAAGCTTATGAATAAATTTTCTATCCCATATGTAGCTGTTTATGATCGAGATCATCAAGCCCACAAAGGGGTAGACGCAATTGCATCAGCAGATCGATCAACACAAAAAATTGTCGATGAGATTGATGTCAATATAGGTTCATCGGTGGTGTTAGAGAACGATATAGAAGAAGAACTTGGCTTGCCGAATGGTGGTAGTAGCAAACCTTATGTAGCACTAAGTCACATTACCGCAGAAGGTTTTACAGTCACTCCACAAATGGAACAAAAAATCAGAAAAATTTATGACGCAGAGGCCTAA
- a CDS encoding nitrate reductase cytochrome c-type subunit: protein MKTFKLVSAFSALAFSALMMTSVTAANIPEDKVDTLRLAPINVEPTPPAMQAVLNKDIKEMRNYPMQPPVIPHKIDGYQLDLKVNKCMSCHARHRTGDSQAPMVSVTHYMDRDNNFLAELSPRRYFCTQCHVPQLDAKLLVENDFVDMDHLIKANTEQKTH from the coding sequence ATGAAAACATTCAAATTAGTTTCAGCATTTAGTGCGCTTGCCTTTTCAGCCTTGATGATGACCAGCGTGACTGCGGCGAACATTCCTGAGGATAAGGTTGATACCTTACGTCTGGCGCCAATCAACGTTGAGCCAACTCCACCTGCGATGCAGGCGGTGCTGAACAAAGATATCAAAGAGATGCGTAACTACCCGATGCAACCACCGGTGATCCCGCACAAGATCGATGGCTATCAGCTCGATCTTAAGGTCAATAAGTGTATGTCATGCCATGCCAGACACCGCACCGGGGACTCTCAGGCGCCTATGGTCAGTGTGACTCACTATATGGATAGGGATAACAACTTCTTAGCCGAGCTTTCGCCAAGACGTTACTTCTGCACTCAGTGCCATGTGCCGCAACTGGATGCCAAATTACTGGTCGAGAACGACTTTGTGGATATGGATCATCTGATTAAAGCCAACACAGAGCAGAAAACACACTAG
- the napA gene encoding nitrate reductase catalytic subunit NapA has product MNRRDFIKANAVIAAAGAAGLALPASASNLITSSEQTKLEWNKAPCRFCGTGCSVIVATRDGKVVATHGDANSEVNRGLNCIKGYFLSKIMYGSDRLTTPMLRMTDGKYDKHGEFTPISWDSAFDIMAQKWKETLKAKGPTAVGMFGSGQWTVWEGYAAVKLMKAGFGSNNIDPNARHCMASAVVGFMRTFGIDEPMGCYDDMEAADAFVLWGSNMAEMHPILWTRVTDRRLSASHVKVAVLSTFEHRSFDLADLPIVFTPQTDLAILNFIANYIIQNDKVNWDFVKKHVNFRQGTTDIGYGLRPTHPLEQKAKNVKTAGDSTPIDFDTFKAFVAEYTVEKVSKMSGVPEAKLIELAKLYADPNTKVTSFWTMGFNQHTRGVWCNNLIYNIHLLTGKISTPGNSPFSLTGQPSACGTAREVGTFSHRLPADMVVTNPEHRKHAEEIWKIPSGIIPPKPGYHAVEQNRRLKDGDLNCYWVQVNNNMQAGPNINEEGLPGYRNPANFIVVSDAYPTVTTQAADLILPTAMWVEKEGAYGNAERRTQFWHQMVQAPGESHSDLWQLMEFSKRFTTDEVWSKEVLAANPQFKGKTLFEVLYQNGNVDKFPLADTDPKYLNNEAKHFGFYVQKGLFEEYATFGRGHGHDLAPFEAYHEAHGLRWPVVDGKETKWRFREGSDPYVKAGTGFEFYGKPDGRAVIFALPFEPPAESPDDEYDMWLSTGRVLEHWHSGSMTQRVPELYRAFPDAVCFMHPEDAKKRGLRRGDEVRVMSRRGEIKTRVETRGRNKPPVGLVFVPWFDASQLINKVTLDATDPLSKQTDFKKCAVKIVKV; this is encoded by the coding sequence ATGAATAGACGTGACTTTATCAAAGCCAATGCGGTGATTGCAGCAGCGGGCGCCGCAGGGTTAGCACTGCCGGCATCGGCGAGCAACTTAATCACCAGCTCAGAACAAACCAAATTAGAGTGGAACAAAGCGCCTTGCCGTTTCTGTGGTACGGGTTGCTCTGTGATTGTCGCGACCCGTGATGGCAAAGTGGTTGCTACCCATGGCGATGCAAACAGCGAAGTGAACCGCGGCCTCAACTGCATTAAGGGTTACTTCCTGTCGAAAATTATGTACGGCAGCGATCGTTTGACCACGCCAATGCTCAGAATGACCGACGGCAAATACGACAAACACGGTGAGTTTACCCCTATTAGCTGGGACAGCGCCTTCGATATCATGGCGCAGAAATGGAAAGAAACCCTAAAAGCCAAAGGCCCCACTGCAGTTGGGATGTTTGGCTCGGGTCAGTGGACCGTTTGGGAAGGCTATGCCGCCGTTAAATTGATGAAGGCGGGCTTTGGCTCTAACAACATCGACCCGAATGCGCGTCACTGTATGGCGTCTGCCGTTGTGGGCTTTATGCGTACCTTCGGTATCGATGAGCCTATGGGCTGTTACGATGATATGGAAGCGGCCGATGCCTTTGTGCTTTGGGGCTCCAACATGGCCGAAATGCACCCGATCTTATGGACTCGAGTGACTGACCGTCGTTTAAGCGCATCCCATGTGAAGGTGGCTGTACTGTCGACCTTCGAGCATCGCTCCTTCGACCTCGCGGATTTACCGATTGTATTTACGCCACAAACCGACTTAGCCATCCTAAACTTTATCGCCAACTACATTATTCAAAACGATAAAGTGAACTGGGACTTTGTGAAGAAGCACGTTAACTTCCGCCAAGGTACCACGGATATCGGCTATGGTTTACGTCCAACCCATCCGCTGGAGCAGAAAGCCAAAAACGTGAAAACGGCAGGGGATTCGACTCCGATTGATTTCGATACCTTCAAGGCCTTTGTAGCCGAATATACGGTGGAGAAGGTCAGCAAGATGTCGGGTGTGCCTGAGGCTAAATTGATTGAATTGGCCAAACTCTATGCCGATCCTAATACCAAGGTCACCTCGTTCTGGACCATGGGCTTTAACCAACATACCCGCGGCGTGTGGTGTAATAACCTGATTTATAACATCCACTTACTGACAGGTAAGATTTCGACCCCTGGTAACAGCCCGTTCTCGTTAACCGGTCAGCCTTCTGCCTGTGGTACGGCTCGTGAAGTGGGGACTTTCTCCCACCGTTTACCGGCCGATATGGTGGTGACTAACCCAGAGCATAGAAAACACGCCGAAGAAATTTGGAAGATCCCTAGTGGCATTATTCCGCCAAAACCCGGTTATCACGCCGTAGAGCAAAACCGCCGCTTAAAAGATGGCGACTTGAACTGCTATTGGGTGCAAGTGAACAACAATATGCAGGCAGGGCCGAACATCAATGAGGAAGGTTTACCTGGCTATCGTAATCCCGCCAACTTTATTGTGGTGTCTGATGCGTATCCCACTGTCACGACTCAGGCTGCGGACTTAATTTTGCCAACCGCCATGTGGGTTGAGAAAGAGGGCGCCTATGGTAATGCTGAGCGTCGTACTCAATTTTGGCATCAAATGGTGCAAGCGCCTGGCGAATCCCACTCGGATCTGTGGCAGTTGATGGAGTTCTCTAAGCGCTTTACGACCGACGAGGTCTGGTCGAAGGAAGTCTTAGCGGCGAATCCACAATTTAAGGGCAAAACCTTATTTGAAGTGCTGTACCAAAACGGCAATGTCGATAAGTTCCCACTGGCCGATACCGATCCTAAGTATTTGAACAACGAGGCGAAACATTTTGGCTTCTATGTCCAAAAAGGCCTGTTCGAAGAATATGCGACCTTTGGCCGTGGTCATGGCCACGATTTAGCGCCTTTCGAGGCCTACCATGAAGCTCATGGTCTTCGCTGGCCCGTGGTCGATGGTAAAGAAACCAAGTGGCGTTTCCGTGAGGGCAGCGATCCCTACGTCAAGGCTGGCACTGGCTTCGAATTCTACGGTAAACCCGATGGCCGCGCGGTGATTTTCGCCTTGCCTTTCGAGCCACCCGCAGAATCACCAGATGATGAATACGATATGTGGTTATCAACTGGACGTGTGCTTGAGCATTGGCACTCAGGTTCGATGACTCAACGCGTGCCAGAGCTTTATCGTGCCTTCCCCGATGCTGTGTGTTTTATGCACCCAGAGGACGCCAAAAAACGCGGTTTACGCCGTGGGGATGAAGTGCGGGTTATGTCTCGCCGCGGTGAAATCAAAACCCGTGTCGAAACCCGTGGCCGTAACAAGCCGCCTGTGGGCCTAGTATTTGTACCTTGGTTCGATGCCAGTCAGCTCATTAATAAAGTCACCTTGGATGCGACAGATCCGCTGTCGAAACAAACCGACTTTAAGAAATGCGCCGTGAAAATCGTCAAGGTATAA
- a CDS encoding cysteine hydrolase family protein, which translates to MKSAVLVIDVQSILFDPEPQPFESQIVLAKINEVTKLARAKSVPVIFIQHEQPKSVIEYESAGWALQSSLVIQTGDYFVRKTTPDSFLNTNLQSVLNELDVDSLIVCGYASEFCVDTTIRRAAGLGYPVTLVSDAHTTHDKEHASGAQIREHHNATLPNISSFGVKIEAVEVRTLWA; encoded by the coding sequence ATGAAATCTGCGGTATTAGTTATTGATGTTCAGTCGATTCTGTTCGACCCGGAACCTCAACCATTTGAATCACAAATCGTACTCGCCAAAATTAATGAGGTTACGAAATTGGCGCGTGCTAAGTCTGTCCCAGTTATCTTTATCCAGCACGAGCAGCCTAAATCTGTTATTGAATACGAAAGCGCTGGTTGGGCATTGCAATCGAGCTTAGTTATACAAACTGGTGACTATTTCGTTCGCAAGACAACACCAGACTCGTTCTTGAATACTAATCTTCAAAGTGTTTTGAATGAACTCGATGTAGATAGCTTAATTGTGTGTGGCTACGCCTCTGAGTTTTGCGTTGATACCACCATTCGCAGAGCAGCAGGTTTAGGCTATCCCGTAACTTTGGTTTCGGATGCTCACACAACTCATGATAAGGAGCACGCCAGTGGGGCTCAAATTCGAGAGCACCACAATGCCACGTTACCTAATATTTCGAGTTTTGGTGTCAAAATCGAAGCGGTAGAGGTACGCACCCTTTGGGCATAG